One Streptomyces sp. R28 DNA window includes the following coding sequences:
- a CDS encoding aminotransferase has protein sequence MGISPAEWLVAPMVAIEEERAEALLTERFGIKGTLEDLGSNHDRNFRVRTGPDEHGYVFKVFNPVIDRAVLRAQSEATERLARALPELRLPRARVGVDGEHIQTVSLDGQDYDCQLLDYVPGEPIMDSRYLAPRVVARLGELAGRITAALEGLDIPTPDRPMLWDLRNALDVVETLAPYMVDQRRAERVLRAARAAQQLVERRAARLPIQVIHGDVADNNVVCRTDPDGRPIPVGVIDFGDLTHSWAVAELAVACTSVLHHHGATPASVLPAVRAFHAVRPLVGDELDVLWPLIVLRGCVLVVCGQHAALQDPGNGYATAALDREWAMFEAGASVPAEVMAAHFRQVIGEPAPHSDPPTSSHPLLPELPSEATVLDLSVTSDALHGGGWLDPDAESAVVARALASGGTAVLTRHGECRLTRTQVDNTEQSATLALGVEVHLTSPLAVHAPWAGTVTRHAEHGVTLTAGGLHLVLDGIDPAVAVIDGGEVVSGQQLGTVAAQGSWYRLDVQLSRLGTGFAPRFTPPGLDAGWLTMCPDPTGLILPRADRPVADTPTEPESVLLERRVRSFATVQEHYFQAPPQIERGWQHHLVDTRGRGYLDMLNNVTVLGHGHPRLAEAVHRQWQRLNTNSRFHYASVVELSERLSALLPDGLDTVFLVNSGSEAVDLALRLAWAATGRRDVVAVEEAYHGWTYAGDAISTSTADNPNALATRPAWVHTVPTPNSYRGPHRGPEAHLYGPEAAAVIADLVRSGRPPAAFVCEPYYGNAGGMALPDGYLEQVYAATRESGGLCIADEVQVGYGRLGSHFWGFEQQGVEPDIVAVAKAMGNGHPLGAVITRGEIADAYRSQGYFFSSAGGSPVSSVVGLTVLDVLRDEGLQDNARTVGAHLRTRLLRLADKHPLIGAVHGSGLYLGVEFVRNHETREPATEETAAICERLRELGVLMQPTSDRMCVLKIKPPLCLTTTSADVFVDALDDALTQGW, from the coding sequence ATGGGCATCTCCCCTGCCGAGTGGCTGGTGGCGCCGATGGTCGCAATCGAGGAGGAGCGGGCCGAAGCCCTCCTCACGGAGCGATTCGGCATCAAGGGAACACTCGAGGATCTGGGCAGCAACCACGACCGCAACTTCCGGGTGCGCACCGGTCCGGATGAGCACGGGTACGTCTTCAAGGTCTTCAACCCGGTCATCGACCGCGCGGTACTGAGGGCGCAGTCCGAGGCCACCGAGCGCCTGGCCCGGGCGCTGCCGGAGCTGCGGCTACCGCGGGCCCGGGTTGGAGTCGACGGGGAGCACATCCAGACCGTCTCCTTGGACGGCCAGGACTACGACTGCCAATTGCTCGACTACGTTCCCGGTGAACCCATCATGGACAGCCGCTATCTGGCTCCGCGGGTGGTGGCGCGGCTGGGAGAGCTGGCCGGACGCATCACCGCGGCCCTGGAAGGCCTCGACATACCGACTCCGGACAGGCCGATGCTATGGGACCTGCGCAACGCCCTCGACGTTGTCGAGACCCTGGCCCCGTACATGGTCGACCAGCGAAGGGCCGAGCGTGTGCTGCGAGCCGCCCGCGCGGCACAACAACTGGTGGAGCGGCGCGCCGCGCGGCTTCCCATACAGGTCATTCACGGCGATGTGGCCGACAACAACGTGGTGTGCCGGACGGACCCGGACGGCCGCCCCATACCGGTCGGGGTGATCGACTTCGGAGATCTCACACACAGCTGGGCCGTGGCCGAGCTGGCGGTCGCCTGCACTTCCGTCCTGCATCATCACGGAGCCACACCGGCTTCGGTGCTACCCGCGGTCCGCGCGTTCCACGCCGTACGGCCGCTCGTCGGAGACGAGCTGGACGTGCTGTGGCCCCTTATCGTGCTGCGCGGCTGCGTGCTGGTGGTATGCGGGCAGCACGCAGCACTGCAGGACCCCGGCAACGGCTACGCCACAGCGGCCCTTGACCGTGAGTGGGCCATGTTCGAGGCCGGTGCCTCGGTACCGGCCGAGGTGATGGCGGCCCACTTCCGGCAGGTGATCGGCGAACCCGCCCCGCACAGCGATCCACCGACCTCGAGCCACCCTCTTCTCCCCGAACTTCCCTCCGAAGCAACGGTGCTCGACCTGTCCGTAACCAGCGACGCGCTGCACGGCGGCGGCTGGCTCGATCCCGACGCGGAGTCCGCTGTGGTCGCACGGGCACTCGCCTCGGGCGGCACGGCAGTGCTGACCCGGCACGGAGAGTGCCGTCTCACCCGCACACAGGTCGACAACACAGAGCAGAGCGCCACGCTCGCGCTCGGCGTGGAGGTGCACCTCACCAGCCCGCTGGCGGTCCACGCGCCATGGGCTGGCACGGTCACCCGGCACGCCGAGCACGGAGTGACCCTGACCGCCGGGGGGCTGCACCTGGTGCTCGACGGCATCGACCCGGCTGTCGCGGTCATCGACGGAGGAGAGGTCGTATCCGGTCAGCAGTTGGGCACCGTCGCCGCACAGGGCAGCTGGTATCGGTTGGATGTGCAACTGTCCCGGCTTGGCACGGGATTTGCACCACGCTTCACTCCGCCAGGGCTGGACGCGGGCTGGCTGACGATGTGCCCTGATCCCACCGGCCTGATCCTCCCCCGGGCGGACCGCCCCGTGGCGGACACGCCCACGGAGCCGGAGAGCGTCCTGCTGGAGCGTCGAGTGAGGTCTTTCGCCACCGTGCAGGAGCACTACTTCCAAGCGCCTCCGCAGATCGAGCGCGGCTGGCAGCACCATCTGGTGGACACCCGAGGCCGCGGCTACCTGGACATGCTCAACAACGTGACCGTCCTGGGCCACGGTCACCCGCGACTGGCTGAAGCAGTGCACCGGCAGTGGCAGCGGCTCAACACCAACTCCCGTTTCCACTACGCCTCGGTGGTGGAGCTGTCGGAGCGGCTGAGCGCGCTCCTGCCGGACGGACTCGACACCGTCTTCCTCGTCAACAGCGGCTCCGAGGCCGTGGATCTGGCACTGCGGCTTGCCTGGGCCGCTACCGGGAGGCGCGATGTCGTCGCGGTGGAGGAGGCGTACCACGGCTGGACCTACGCCGGTGACGCCATCTCCACCTCGACGGCCGACAACCCGAACGCCTTGGCCACCCGCCCCGCGTGGGTGCACACAGTCCCCACGCCGAACAGCTACCGCGGCCCGCACCGCGGCCCTGAGGCGCACCTCTACGGTCCCGAGGCCGCGGCCGTGATCGCCGACCTGGTCAGGTCCGGACGCCCTCCAGCGGCGTTCGTGTGCGAGCCCTACTACGGCAACGCCGGCGGAATGGCTCTGCCCGACGGCTACCTCGAGCAGGTCTACGCCGCCACCCGGGAATCCGGCGGTCTCTGCATCGCCGACGAGGTGCAGGTCGGCTACGGTCGGCTGGGCTCCCACTTCTGGGGCTTCGAGCAGCAGGGCGTCGAACCGGACATCGTCGCTGTCGCCAAGGCGATGGGCAACGGTCACCCCCTGGGGGCGGTGATCACCCGTGGCGAGATCGCCGACGCTTACCGTTCGCAGGGCTACTTCTTCTCATCGGCCGGCGGCAGCCCGGTCAGTTCGGTGGTCGGACTGACCGTGCTCGACGTGCTCCGCGACGAAGGTCTCCAGGACAACGCCCGCACGGTCGGCGCACACCTGCGAACGCGGCTGCTGCGACTCGCCGACAAGCACCCGCTGATCGGCGCCGTCCACGGCAGTGGCCTGTATCTGGGCGTCGAGTTCGTCAGAAACCACGAGACACGGGAGCCGGCGACCGAGGAGACAGCCGCCATCTGCGAACGGCTACGGGAACTGGGCGTGCTGATGCAGCCGACTTCGGACCGGATGTGCGTCCTGAAGATCAAGCCGCCGCTGTGCCTGACCACGACGAGCGCCGACGTCTTCGTCGACGCCCTCGACGACGCACTCACCCAGGGATGGTGA